The sequence TTTTAGAGGATCTCTTCTTGCCCAAAACTCTTTTTCTTCCTTTGCACGTAGTTCATCAGGATCAGCTAGTGAATGGCCACGAAAGCGATAAGTGAGACATTCCAGAAGGGTAGGCCCCTCGCCTGATCTAGCTCGTTCTAATGCACGTTGCGTTGCTCCTCGCACGGCCATTACATCCATGCCATTGACTTCTTCTCCTTTCATTCCAAATGCATCAGCTTTCCTCCAGATCTCTGGATCACTGGTTGCTCGATCATGGGCCATTCCAATAGCCCATTTGTTGTTTTCCACTACAAAGATGATTGGTAGTTTCCAAAGTTGAGCCATGTTTAAACATTCATAGAATTGACCGTTATTGCAAGTTCCATCGCCAAAAAACGCTGCGGTTACGGAATCACTATTTGTTTCTTTTAGAGCATCTCGTTTATATCGACTAGTGAATGCTGCACCAAGAGCGACAGGAATTCCTTCTCCAATGAATGCGTAGCCCCCTAACAAGTGATGTTCTTTTGAGAAGAGATGCATTGATCCACCACGTCCTTTGCTACAGCCAGTTTCTTTGCCAAATAGTTCACTCATGACTTCTCTCGCAGGCACCCCTGCACTTAAGGCGTGTACATGATCTCGATAGGTGCTGCAAAACCAATCATGTTTTTTTTTCATGGCACCAATAACACCCGAACTAATTGCTTCTTGACCGTTATAAAGATGAACAAAACCAAACATTTTGCCTCGGTAGTACATCTCTGCACATTTGTCTTCAAACCGTCTGCCAAGCGTCATGTCCCGGAAGAGTTGCAGACCCACTTCACGGTCTAATTTTGCTGGTGAAGAATTAATTAGATTGCTTAAGCGCTCTGCGTGTGCTTCTGCCCCTAAAGGACTATTAATTGTTTGATCTGAGGTGGTTGCAGTTGCTTGGCTCATGCCAATTGGCCATCACTATTTGTACGACTGTAAGGGCCTGTGGATGAAAAATGGGCAAAACCCCTTCTCATGCCTAGAGTTTGATGCCAATTGCTGCGCAGCGAGTGGAATTGCCGATTGACCATTTCCGCTTATTAGGAGTTAGTCCCTCTGCTCAAGCTGAGGCAGTGCTTCGCTCCTTCCAATTGCGCTTGGATCGATCCCCTGATCAGGGCTTTACTCATGAAGTGTTGCTACAAAGAGCTGAACTTTTGCGACTTTCAGCTGATCTCCTTACAGATGGATCACTTCGTGAAGGTTATGAAGCGGCCTTATTGGGGGGAGCCTCAGGTCTGGAATTTTCTTCAAATAGAGAAGTTGCGGGATTGATTTTGCTTTGGGAGGCAGGCTCCTCGGTTGAGGCTTTTAATCTTGCTCGAAAGGCTTTACAGCCTCCTCAGGCTCCTGCTCTGGGCAGCGGCAGAGAAGCTGACCTTACTTTGGTAGCAGCTTTGTCTTGTCAAGCTGCGGCTCTTCAGGAGCAAGAACAACGGCATTACCAATCATCAGCTGAGATTTTGCAAGAAGGGATTCAGTTGTTGCAGAGGATGGGAAAACTCCCAGAACATAGAAAAACCCTGGAAAAGGATCTCGAAGCTTTACTCCCATATCGGATTCTTGATTTGGTGAGTAGAGATCTTGGTGACCAAGAGTTTCACCAGGAAGGTTTGCAATTGCTTGATGGCTTTGTTCGTCAAAGGGGAGGAATAGAGGGGAGCTCCTCCTCTATTGCTAGTGAGGGTCTACAACAATCTGATTTTGTATTGTTTTTTCAGCAGATTCGTAAGTTTCTTACAGCCCAAGAACAACTAGATCTGTTTATTAGGTGGCAAAAAAGAGGCTCAGCTGAGGCAGGATTCCTAGGGGTTATGGCTTTAGTTGCAGTTGGCTTTTCTCAAAGAAAACCTGAACGGTTGCAACAAGCCCGAAAGTATTTGAAAAGTCTTGACTTGCCTGGACTAGATAAATTCCCATTAATTGGTTGCATGGATCTATTGTTAGCCGATGTAAGTGAAGCAGAAGAGAGGTTTAGAAATAGTTCAGATGAGGGTCTTAAAAGTTGGTTAGAGAGCTATCCAGGCGAAACACTCGCTGCTCTTTGTGATTATTGTCGGGATTGGTTGCGAAGTGATGTTCTTCCTGGATATCGAGATGTAGAAGCTGAGCCGGTTGACCTTGAAGCCTGGTTTGCAGATAGAGATGTACAGGCCTATGTGGAAAGTATTGAAAGGAAAGGTGCTTTGGGCCTTGCTAAGTCCAGTTTTTCTTTTCTGTCTTCTTTATCTGGAGAAAAGGTACAAACTGATCCAACTGAAAAGGAGATCGATGTAAATACTGATTTGCCTATGCCTGGTGGATTGCCTGACTACGACGAGGAGTCAGCAAAACTTTCTGGCACTAAAAGACGAAGATTATTCAAAAGTCAATTAAAGAACCTTTCAGCTAGTTTAAAGCTATTAGAGAAAAATCCTATTAGAGCTTTCTTTTCTAATAGTCGGTCAGCTTGTATTGGAGCCTCTTTAGCGGTTGCTTTGATTGCTATAGGAACATCTTTGAAGTTGTTTAATTTACGCACTATCCCTTCAACAGAAACTAGTGAGAACAAGCAACTATTATTAAAAGATTCAAATGAATTAACATCAAATTTAAACTCTTCATTAAAGGAACCAGAGATAGAACCTTTAACTATCAAAGAACCTAGCTCAAAAGAGGTTCAGGCTCTTATTGAAGTCTGGTTGTCTGGTAAGGCTCGCGTTCTTTCAGGCTCTAGTAGCAAGAGTTTGCCCATTGTTGCGCGTAAGTCACTTGTGGAGAGAGTTCAACTTGAAAGGGATAAAGATGAAGCGAAAGAAGAGAGCCAAATTATTAATGCAACTATTACTTCGTTTAAGTTGGTGTCCCAGACACCTAAGAGAATTGAGGCAAAAGTAAATCTTTCCTATACCGATCAAAGGATTAAATCTTCTGGTGAAATAGTTTCTGAAACAACCATTCCATCCTTAAACGTTACCTATATTCTGGGCCGGGAAAAAGAACTCTGGCAGTTGGTGGCTTACTTAAGTGGGAATTAGATTTGAATCCTTTCCCAAAATCACAGTTTTTTTTACAATCAATTTACTTCACCTGATTTTTTTAGATGTTTGATGAGCTTTCAGCCCGCTTTGAAGATGCTATTAAAGGGCTTAGAGGTGAAAATCAAATTAGTGAGAACAATGTAGATACAGCCCTTAAGCAAGTGCGTCGAGCATTATTAGATGCCGATGTCAGTCTTCCTGTCGTTAAAGAGTTTGTTGAAGAAGTAAGGCAGAAGGCCATAGGCGCTGAAGTTGTGCGAGGCGTCAATCCTGGACAGAAGTTCATACAAGTTGTTCATGAACAGCTTGTCGATGTTATGGGTGGCGCAAATGCGCCTTTGGCCAAAGTTAAAGATGAGCCGACGGTAGTTCTTATGGCTGGATTGCAAGGAGCAGGAAAAACTACTGCTACAGCGAAATTAGGTCTTCATCTTAAAGAACAAGGTCGTAGTGCATTGATGGTCGCAGCTGATGTATATAGACCAGCAGCAATAGAGCAATTGCATACTCTCGGGGCTCAAATTGGGGTAGAGGTTTTCAGTCTTGGTGCTGATTTAAAACCTGAACAGATTGCCGCTGAAGGTCTTGCTAGGGCTCGAGAGGAAGGGATTGACACTTTGTTAGTTGACACCGCTGGAAGGCTTCAAATTGATAACGACATGATGGATGAGATGGTTCGAATTCGCTCTGCAGTCGAACCAAGCGAAGTCCTTCTTGTGGTTGATTCCATGATTGGTCAAGAAGCGGCTGACTTGACAAGGGCTTTTCACGAAAAGGTTGGCATTACTGGAGCTGTTTTGACAAAGCTTGATGGGGATTCAAGGGGTGGCGCGGCTCTCTCGATCAGAAAAGTCAGTGGGCAACCCATCAAGTTCATCGGTACTGGGGAAAAGGTCGAGGCATTGCAACCTTTTCATCCAGAAAGAATGGCAAGTCGCATTCTTGGGATGGGAGATGTATTGACTTTGGTTGAGAAAGCACAGAAAGAGGTTGAGATCGCTGATGCAGAGCTCATGCAGAAAAAGCTGCAAGAGGCGACCTTTGACTTCTCAGACTTTCTTAAGCAGATGCGTCTGATTAAGCGTATGGGCTCTTTAGGGGGGCTCATGAAGATGATTCCTGGAATGAACAAGATTGATGATGGGATGCTCAAAAGTGGAGAGGATCAGCTCAAAAAGGTTGAGGCAATGATTGGTTCAATGACTCCTGTTGAGCGCACTCAACCTGAGTTGTTAGCTGCTCAACCCTCTCGTCGTAGGCGCCTTGCTGTTGGGAGTGGTCACAGTGCGGCTGAAGTGGACAAGGTTTTGGCCGACTTTCAGAGAATGCGTGGGTTAATGAAACAGATGTCCAGTGGTGGAGGGATGCCTGGGATGCCTGGGATGCCTGGGATGCCTGGGATGCCTGGCTTGGGAAGTAATCCTGCTCAAAGTAAGGGAGGACGTAATGTTGGAGGCTCCCCGCGACGCTCGCGCCCACTCAGAAAAAAGAAGGGTTTTGGTGATCTTTGACCCTTAGCAGGCTAATCTGTGCGTTTGGTGAGAGTTAAATCCGCCAATTCAATCAACTTACAAAAAGTTAAGCAAAGATGATCAAGCTCCGCCTAAAGCGGTTCGGTAAGAAGCGGGAAGCGAGTTTCCGTTTGGTGGTATGTAATAGCACCTCTCGCCGAGACGGACGTCCACTTCAAGAATTAGGTTTTTATAACCCTCGGACTAAAGAAACAAGGCTTGATACAGAGGCGTTGAGATTGCGACTTAGCCAAGGAGCTCAACCAACAGATGCTGTGCGTTCTCTTTTGGAGAAAGGCGGACTTTTAGAAAAAAAGGTTCGTCAAGCAGAAATAATCGGGAAGGCAAAGCAAGAAGAGGCTAGGAAATTGGCAGTTAAAAATGCTGCCAAAGATAAGCAGCAAGCTGCAGAATCAAATGAAGTTAAAGACTCCTGATTAAGAATATGGCCGAAGCTTCCTCTGTTGGTTGCTTCGTGGTTGATCTTCCTGACTCAAACTCAGCCATAGCGCTGTCTGGGTTGGGGCAAAAAACATTACACCGTTTAGAAGCTCTAACTGGGGCATCTCTAGCTTTGAGGGGCCTACGGCTTGAGATAAGAGGTCGTTCAGCTCAGGTAGAAAGGGCAACGGCTTTGGTTGAACTAATGCGTCCTTTGTGGACAGAAGGTCAGGCTGTCTCACAAGTTGACTTACAGGCTGCAATGACTTCTTTAGACACGGGGCGTGGTGCTGCTCATGCAGAATTAAGTGATTTAGTTCTCGCGAGGAGTCAGAGAGGAAATCTCTTAAGGCCTAGAACTTTGCGCCAAAAGGTTTATGTAGAAGCTATGGAGCGTCATGATCTGACTTTTGCTATCGGCCCGGCTGGTACAGGTAAAACTTTTCTAGCAACTGTTCTTGCCGTTCGAATGCTTAGTGCGAGAAAAATAGAGAGAATTATCCTTACCAGGCCTGCAGTTGAGGCGGGAGAAAGACTTGGATTCCTTCCTGGTGATCTACAACAGAAGGTTGACCCTTATTTGCGTCCACTTTATGACGCTCTTCATTCATTACTTGGACCTGAGAAAACTGCATTATTGCTTGAGAAAGGGGTAATCGAAGTTGCTCCTCTTGCTTATATGCGAGGGAGAACTCTTGATGAAGCCTTTGTGATTCTTGATGAAGCTCAAAATACAACTTCTGCCCAGATGCGTATGGTGCTTACTCGGTTGGGAGAGAGATCAAGAATGGTAGTTACTGGAGATGTCACGCAGGTTGATCTCCCTTCAGGTCAGCTGAGTGGTTTAGTTGAGGCGGCTGACTTACTTGAAAAGATTGAAGGGGTATCTGTATGTCGCCTGACTTCTGCCGATGTTGTACGTCATTCACTTGTTCAGCGTGTGGTAGATGCTTATACCAGGAAGGAAAAGCGTTAGGGAGATCCGCCCAGTGAATTTAAGCAATTTTATTTTTTTTCTGTCAAAGTAGTTTCTGTTAAGTGACCTGGTTAGTTATGCCAGCAAGTAGTAATTTTCAGCAGGCTATCCGTGAGGCGCAATCAAGTGCTCTGGTAGGCCCCAACGTCGTAAACAAAGCACTTCCCTATGTAGGGGGTGGAATGTTACTTACCGCTGGGGGGGTAATTGGAGGCTTGTCACTTCAAGTCACGAACCCTGCATTGTTTCAACCTCTCTTTATAGCTGCCTTTATAGGCGAGCTGATTTTGTTCTTTATGGCCTCAAGCGCGGCCAACAATGCAAACAACAGCAAAGCACTGCCTTTGCTGACGGCTTTTAGCCTCCTAACTGGTTTTACCCTTAGTGGCATTGTTGGGCTTGCTATTGCGACGGCTGGAATGGGCTCTATTGGCACGGCCGTATTTGCAACTGGAATTACTTTCGTGATTGCCTCGGTTGTAGGTCGTCGAATGAGTGACAGTGTTGGCCAAGCTCTTAGTGGAGTGGTTGGCTTGGGTTTGATGGGACTGATCATTGCCATGTTGGTTCAGATCATTGGTGGCCTTTTTGTCCCAGGGATGTTTGGTGGCAGTAGTTTTGAATTGATGATCGCAGGTTTCGGCACTGTTCTTTTTGTTGGCATGTCTTTTGTCGACTTTTATACGATGCCTCGCCGGTATAACGATGATCAGTACCTTGCTGGTGCTCTTGGAATGTATCTCACCTATATAAACCTCTTTGTGTTTATATTGCGTTTGATTATTGCTCTTCAAGGTGGTGGCCGTAGAGATTGATTTCTCAAAGATTTAACTTTTCTTTTTAGATTTTTTTCAATAGGGGGGCAGATGATGCCCCCCTATTTTTATTGCTCTGCCACTTCATAAACACTTGAAGCTATAGCTAGTTTTTGCTCATTGTCATACCCCCATTTTTCAAGGAATGCAACATCATCTCCCTTCCCATGATTTGTTGCATTGAGAAGAGTTTCAAGTCGACTTTTAACCTTTTTTGGGTCAAGTAGGCGCAATAGATCGAGAGACCTTGCAGTCACTCGTTCAGAACAAGATTGCCTCAGAAAATCTTCTTGACGCTGATGATGTAGCGCCATTGCTGTACTCATTGCCAAATTGCGAACAGTGAGATCTACAATTATTTCTCCTGCGATCCTTAGTTGGAGAACTAGAGATTCAGGTAAGCGATCCATGAGGGGACAATCACTAGCGAGGCAAATAACCAAAAATCCTCTTGCGCCATCACGACTGGCTAAAAGTTCAGCAACCTTGTCTGCAAGGACTTCATCACTTAGTTCGCCTTCTTCCCATGCCTTAGAGCAAAGAAGGCTTAGGTCCATGGCTTCTTCAAAAGTAGGTTCTTTTTTTTGCATGGCTTTTCGACGCATTTAGCGTCAGGCTATGGGGAAACATTCCAGATAGGAAATGTCTTTGTTAGAGACCACTCCAAAGAATTTTCGAGCGGGATTTGTAGCTTTAATTGGAAGGCCCAATGTTGGGAAATCAACATTGGTTAATCAGCTTGTCGGTGAGAAGGTTGCAATTACTTCACCTGTAGCTCAGACCACTCGTAATCGACTTCGAGCAATCCTGACGACTCCTAGAGCACAGTTAATAATGGTAGATACTCCAGGCATTCATAAACCACACCATTTACTTGGGGAAAGATTGGTTAAGAGTGCCAAGGTGACAATTGGGGAGGTTGATGTGGTGTTGCTTCTGTTAGAAGCTTGTCACCCTCCAGGGAGAGGAGACGCTTTCATCATTAAATTGTTGCGTCAGCAAAAAATCCCTGTTTTAGTCGCTCTGAATAAGTCTGATTTGGTTCCATCTGAAGATTATTTTGAAAGGGAGCAGTTATATAAGAATTTGCTTGCAGACTCTCCCTGGCCGCTTCATCGTTGTTGCGCAACAAGTGGAGAAGGTTGCAATGAGTTGATAAAAGTCTTGGTAGATCATTTACCGTTAGGACCACAACTTTATCCTTCTCATATGGTTTCTGATCAACCTGAGAGGGTCCTTTTAGCAGAGTTGATTCGAGAGCAAGTTTTGCTCCAAACAAGAGAAGAGGTCCCACATAGTGTTGCCGTAATACTTGATCGATTAGAGGAGATTCCAGCTAATAAGAGTAAGAAAAACAATCAAGGGCATACAGCTATTTTGGCCACGATTCTAGTGGAACGTAAAAGTCAAAAAGGAATACTTATTGGTAAAGGAGGTTCAATGTTGAAGAGTATTGGTCAGGAAGCGCGGCTACAAATGCAAACATTGATTAATGGCTCTGTTTATCTAGAACTGTTTGTGAAGGTGGCGCCTGATTGGCGTTGCAAACCAGCC comes from Prochlorococcus sp. MIT 1307 and encodes:
- the pdhA gene encoding pyruvate dehydrogenase (acetyl-transferring) E1 component subunit alpha, whose amino-acid sequence is MSQATATTSDQTINSPLGAEAHAERLSNLINSSPAKLDREVGLQLFRDMTLGRRFEDKCAEMYYRGKMFGFVHLYNGQEAISSGVIGAMKKKHDWFCSTYRDHVHALSAGVPAREVMSELFGKETGCSKGRGGSMHLFSKEHHLLGGYAFIGEGIPVALGAAFTSRYKRDALKETNSDSVTAAFFGDGTCNNGQFYECLNMAQLWKLPIIFVVENNKWAIGMAHDRATSDPEIWRKADAFGMKGEEVNGMDVMAVRGATQRALERARSGEGPTLLECLTYRFRGHSLADPDELRAKEEKEFWARRDPLKKLEKELEVNELAKSNELRAIEKEVDAEVSDSVDFALNSPDPNPQDLTKYIWAEEN
- the ffh gene encoding signal recognition particle protein, whose amino-acid sequence is MFDELSARFEDAIKGLRGENQISENNVDTALKQVRRALLDADVSLPVVKEFVEEVRQKAIGAEVVRGVNPGQKFIQVVHEQLVDVMGGANAPLAKVKDEPTVVLMAGLQGAGKTTATAKLGLHLKEQGRSALMVAADVYRPAAIEQLHTLGAQIGVEVFSLGADLKPEQIAAEGLARAREEGIDTLLVDTAGRLQIDNDMMDEMVRIRSAVEPSEVLLVVDSMIGQEAADLTRAFHEKVGITGAVLTKLDGDSRGGAALSIRKVSGQPIKFIGTGEKVEALQPFHPERMASRILGMGDVLTLVEKAQKEVEIADAELMQKKLQEATFDFSDFLKQMRLIKRMGSLGGLMKMIPGMNKIDDGMLKSGEDQLKKVEAMIGSMTPVERTQPELLAAQPSRRRRLAVGSGHSAAEVDKVLADFQRMRGLMKQMSSGGGMPGMPGMPGMPGMPGLGSNPAQSKGGRNVGGSPRRSRPLRKKKGFGDL
- a CDS encoding PhoH family protein, yielding MAEASSVGCFVVDLPDSNSAIALSGLGQKTLHRLEALTGASLALRGLRLEIRGRSAQVERATALVELMRPLWTEGQAVSQVDLQAAMTSLDTGRGAAHAELSDLVLARSQRGNLLRPRTLRQKVYVEAMERHDLTFAIGPAGTGKTFLATVLAVRMLSARKIERIILTRPAVEAGERLGFLPGDLQQKVDPYLRPLYDALHSLLGPEKTALLLEKGVIEVAPLAYMRGRTLDEAFVILDEAQNTTSAQMRMVLTRLGERSRMVVTGDVTQVDLPSGQLSGLVEAADLLEKIEGVSVCRLTSADVVRHSLVQRVVDAYTRKEKR
- the rpsP gene encoding 30S ribosomal protein S16, translated to MIKLRLKRFGKKREASFRLVVCNSTSRRDGRPLQELGFYNPRTKETRLDTEALRLRLSQGAQPTDAVRSLLEKGGLLEKKVRQAEIIGKAKQEEARKLAVKNAAKDKQQAAESNEVKDS
- the era gene encoding GTPase Era codes for the protein MSLLETTPKNFRAGFVALIGRPNVGKSTLVNQLVGEKVAITSPVAQTTRNRLRAILTTPRAQLIMVDTPGIHKPHHLLGERLVKSAKVTIGEVDVVLLLLEACHPPGRGDAFIIKLLRQQKIPVLVALNKSDLVPSEDYFEREQLYKNLLADSPWPLHRCCATSGEGCNELIKVLVDHLPLGPQLYPSHMVSDQPERVLLAELIREQVLLQTREEVPHSVAVILDRLEEIPANKSKKNNQGHTAILATILVERKSQKGILIGKGGSMLKSIGQEARLQMQTLINGSVYLELFVKVAPDWRCKPARLAELGYEVD
- a CDS encoding IMS domain-containing protein, whose product is MPIAAQRVELPIDHFRLLGVSPSAQAEAVLRSFQLRLDRSPDQGFTHEVLLQRAELLRLSADLLTDGSLREGYEAALLGGASGLEFSSNREVAGLILLWEAGSSVEAFNLARKALQPPQAPALGSGREADLTLVAALSCQAAALQEQEQRHYQSSAEILQEGIQLLQRMGKLPEHRKTLEKDLEALLPYRILDLVSRDLGDQEFHQEGLQLLDGFVRQRGGIEGSSSSIASEGLQQSDFVLFFQQIRKFLTAQEQLDLFIRWQKRGSAEAGFLGVMALVAVGFSQRKPERLQQARKYLKSLDLPGLDKFPLIGCMDLLLADVSEAEERFRNSSDEGLKSWLESYPGETLAALCDYCRDWLRSDVLPGYRDVEAEPVDLEAWFADRDVQAYVESIERKGALGLAKSSFSFLSSLSGEKVQTDPTEKEIDVNTDLPMPGGLPDYDEESAKLSGTKRRRLFKSQLKNLSASLKLLEKNPIRAFFSNSRSACIGASLAVALIAIGTSLKLFNLRTIPSTETSENKQLLLKDSNELTSNLNSSLKEPEIEPLTIKEPSSKEVQALIEVWLSGKARVLSGSSSKSLPIVARKSLVERVQLERDKDEAKEESQIINATITSFKLVSQTPKRIEAKVNLSYTDQRIKSSGEIVSETTIPSLNVTYILGREKELWQLVAYLSGN
- a CDS encoding Bax inhibitor-1 family protein, which gives rise to MPASSNFQQAIREAQSSALVGPNVVNKALPYVGGGMLLTAGGVIGGLSLQVTNPALFQPLFIAAFIGELILFFMASSAANNANNSKALPLLTAFSLLTGFTLSGIVGLAIATAGMGSIGTAVFATGITFVIASVVGRRMSDSVGQALSGVVGLGLMGLIIAMLVQIIGGLFVPGMFGGSSFELMIAGFGTVLFVGMSFVDFYTMPRRYNDDQYLAGALGMYLTYINLFVFILRLIIALQGGGRRD